In the genome of Acanthopagrus latus isolate v.2019 chromosome 4, fAcaLat1.1, whole genome shotgun sequence, the window GGGCTGCTGGGTAGAGAGCAAAGATGGGCAAGACATGGGAGAGACTGTTAAACAGGGAGCTTGTGACAAAGGACGCTTATGTTCGTTCACTTCTTAGCCCAAGAGGGCCAGGTATCATTCTCGTTCTCAGGTGAAATCTGTGCGTTGCGTAACTGTGTTGCAGGACACGTAAAAATAGACGCGTTTGTCAGAAAAAGGGTTTGACTTCTTGGTGAACTGTACGTGCACGAAAACCGGGCAAAAGCGAATGATGATAGAGGTGGTGAAACGAGGTGTGTGTAGGCAGGAGAGGTGAAACCATTCAGGTCCATTATCTAAACCCATCTGAAAGGCCTGTGCTGACAAGATCCGCTGGCCAAGAACCACTGAGAGCCCCCGGAGCCTCTGTGGATGAGAGTCAACACTCCTCACAATTCAGCCTTGTTAGGAGCTCTATGAAAAGAGCCCTTTATTATCACTTCATCCTCTCCGGCTTCACCTGTGTGAAGATGTTATTAAAGGATTGCATTTCCAGCCGGCGAGAGATTGATAACACACCCACCAACTTTGTCTCAAAGAgcgtgaaaaaaaacaccaacagatTAACCCGACAGatctcggggaaaaaaaagttttgagtcGCTGGAGAGCCCCGACCGCAAGACACAAAAATAgtttgctttgatttgtttttttaaaaggatcCAAATGGTTTAAGTCTTGTGGTTCAACTCATTTAGTCTATCTCTCATCATCTTTTTAGCATCGGAGAGGCACATCGCACTCCTCCCAGCCATTTATAACCTATAATTAAACACAGAAGCGATTTCCCTCGCCGACAGCTTGCTTCCCATTGGATGAGAGCGCAGTGCTGCTAAAAGGGAACCCAAGCAATGTTAAAATGGGTGACAGGAGTGCAGTGAAGCAAGACACCTCCAGAGACCacgcagagaaagagagtgaacaTGTGAGAGAGTTGACCTTCACAGGGGGGCAGGACGAGTACACAGGCCTCACTCTCAATTACCTGATACTTCCACGTTGAGAAATACAACACGCCGGGACGTTTCATAGGATTGCGGACATACGAGTAAAcccacacattttcacacacaccggcaacatgcacacacacacacagaaacatgcacacacttgaCACTTGCCTAAAATTGCAACACTTACATGTCGCTCCGACCCACTGGAGACCAGGAGGAGAGCATTTTGTTATGTCGGAAAAGGAATCCCATCGCTGCTTCATCTGTTTCCAGAATCCTGCAGACTACTTTTCCTTTTTACAACCAAAGTGAAGTCCAGCTATCTCATTTCTTTAAGGTGATCAGAGGATGCacagaaaaactgacattgtTCCCAAAGGaagtctttgtctctttgtattACACATCCGCACTCAAATACACATgttttttgaggtttttttttttttgctcctcatTGGCTGAATTTTAGCATCGCTGCTCATAGCCAAGAGGTGCTCCTGATCCAAAGTCATAGTGAGAGGAGGTATTAGAGGCTTATTGGAGACAGAGAATGGTTTTGGCACAGTGGGAGCCATGATTGGTTCCACAAATGGCTAATCCACAGACATAAAGATCATTGTGCGAGCACTGGATCTGTTGTCATTATTGCAAGGGAAAGGCAGGGATTGGTTCCCTCCTGGGTTTTTGTTCAACCAAATCTCTGCTGCTCCGGTAAGTTTTCCTTTTGGTGAAGTGTGGATAGATACCGTATACCCTCCAGCAATTTGTTTTAACAGAAATTACCATTTTGATATGAATCAGGACTAGTGGGAATGATTCTTTTTgtatcacaattttcattttcacttaaaaaaagacatgttttctagagaacaagatttgtaggccaggacGTCTCTGCAGCCCTACAGCACTTCATTCAAATACAgtttcccacacatacattGTACTTTAGCGGTCCACCCAGCTATATCTACAGCCAAAGGATATTTGGTGACGAGTTTTAgcattttatattgtttttttttcatccatccGAGATCATTTAACAAGGGCACAATCTGCCCTCGCTCTCTCATCTATTGTCAATCACACATCATCAGCAGACAGAGATACGCTCTCTGGTGTAACATCCCTCCTGTAAATGCACCGATCGTGATGTGACCGGTCCTAAAGTAGGCCTACTTGTGCCATTTTGTTGTGCAAACTCCACCTGGTTGTTTGTGATGTCATTCGGTGCATGCTGCTTCTGATCGGCTGCATACAGTAACCAACAACAAGCTTCCTCCACAGAGAGGTCACCTGTTTTCATGACAATGGAATCGTAGGTGAGAAAAAGCCTAAAGAGGAGGTTTGTTCTTGGGCGACTTTATTAAATGTATTGCTGATGAAGAACGTAGATAACATTGCTgggaaggagaaacagaaaggagaggCAAGCCAACtggttttgtcacacattttgtctttatcttggatattgcacttggccatattgcAATTTTCTACAATATCCTTGATTTATCATGTagcacttctctctgcttgTAAATAAAAGCCTGTTTCTTGTAAATATCAGGAAACTGGAGCAACAgttctcctctgcagctccgcCACAAGTCCTAATCTACATCTTGCTTTAGTGTCGGTACAGTTACTCAAATATGTGACATCACCGGCTGCCATCTGGGACACATTCAGTCAACCTAATTTCTATATTGGTCCTCATCTCTTCTCACATAGCCTACATGAGGGTCCTTGGTACAAGTGTCTAATTCACTCCACGCTAATAAACCTCCATATTTCTGGTGAGGGCACAATTAGAGACCATTCACTGTTCGGCATGTGTTAGAAGATTATGTAATGATTTATGATTTTCAGACTCAGTCTGTAAAAAAAGTGGCTGTCAGTCAACATGTTGTATTAACAACTGCTTCTTTGGAAAGAAATCTGTGATACATTTCACACGATATGTGAGATATGAGCTTCAAATAACTCTGTTCATTAAATTCATAGAGGATTCAATATGTTTGAATACCTTTCACTTCACTGTGCAACTTTTTCCACTGCACAATGAACCAAATTCTCCAGAAGAAAATCCTGTTCGCTCTTTCTGAATTCATGTAAAATTCATTTCTGCATTCGTTTCGATACTAGCTCCACTTTAGCTCACAGGGATTGTTTATAGAGAGACACAGACGCAGACTGAACAGTTGTGACAAGTCGCCTACCTGTCACAACTGTTCAATCTGTGTGTATTGATTCAGGTTGATGTTGTcgaaataaaaacagcaggcTGACCAGTAAGAAAGTAAGAACAGAtaacactgtctgtctgcaaaTCAAGCATGCAGCTCTAAACCTGCCCTCAGGTTAAGATGACTCATTCAGCATAGAGTCGCTTCAGGGATATTAACAGTATCAGAGAAACTGTGAGCACTGCTTACATGAATTTTATGTCTCTGTTAAAGGTACCTTGTGGAGTTTTTGACAACTGGTAGTGTTGTAGAGCAATGCTACAGAGAGGCTCCCTGAGTTGTTATTATCTTGTGTATGTGCAAAGGGAAGCATTTGCATCTGCATGTGTACACGTGATGTGATTCACAACAGTAGTGTAGCTAGAAATAGCAATTTAGGTGGGCCTATGGGATGTAAGGTGGGCAAGAACCAAAGCGAAAAGTGATATGTAGATCAACCCTTACAGTTTTTTTAGTCtttaattttagatttaattaaaacattattaacaGTATTTGCAAACTGTCAGTTTAATACGTTGCATTGATAGCAGCGCTGGTTTTAATTATCTTGGCAACATCCGACCTCCCAAGAAATAAGGAGGTTGGATGTAAAATACAACTTTATTTCTAGAACAATTGTTGCAGCAATGCCCACTCACTAAACATCTGCACGTTCGTCTTTTGGTCTGGTTGATCCGTAACAGTTACAGCAGCTCAGTTTTAGGTTAGAGGCGCATCCTCGGTGCTGGTTTCCGATTTTTCCCGGGACAGCTCTTTACTGAGTGCCATTATCAGCTCCTCTTTCTAGATGCATAGCCTCTGAAAAACTTACgaagtttgttttcacatgtttgaCAGTGAGTGTCAAGGCGACACAGTCCAAGCAACTCACTGTCCCACCAATCAACAGTTGGTGGCAGTACTGAACTAAgaaatgcagcagcagatgtagCAACGAAGGCGCCAAGCAAGAATGAACATGGATCTATAGTCTATATGGATAAATGAATGATAAAAACTTAACATCTGTGGTTGATTAATCAACAGTAACTGATGACAGTCTGACCTGAGCCTGGGCTGAACTATCATTCAGAGCTTTTCGGAGGCCCTGACTTAGTCCCCTTCGCAGGTTCTGCCTTTGAATGCTGTCCAGCCTGTTTCTTCTCACATAGATGGAAACAACTAAGAGAGatatggagacagagagacagacagagggacagaagaggaagaaacccAGACAGACAATGGACAAAACAAGTTAGAGTGGGTATGACATTAAACTTAATTTCAAGGCTGTGGCAAAAGTTTTGTTTACCTGTTTTCACCCACAGTCTCTCTGTGATGTTGCACTGCTGCGGCGGAGCCTCTGTGGTGGTGGtaaagggggaaagaaagacGGCGGTGGCCCCCCTGGGAGGACTCGTTCGGGGGACGGGCGGCGTGAACGTTCTCCTGCTGGTTTGAGTCCTGATGGTTGTGGTGGTCGTCGTCCTCCTGGTCACAGTTGGGGGTtgtggtgtggtggtggtggtggtagacTGCATGGTTCCGGTGGTGACTCTGAAGGAAGGCGTGGTAGTGGTGGGGCTTTTAGTTCTGGTGTTGGTAGCTACAGTTGTGGTGGTAAGCGTGATGGAGGCTGTTGTGGTGTCCTGTCGCGGGGGCAGAGGTGATACCTGAGATGTCCTCTCGGTGGGCCCGGCAGAAAGGGTAattctgactgactgagaggGGGCTAGACTGACCACTTTTTCTTTGGGGAGAGTGAGCGCATCTACTCGCGATGTTCCAGCTGCTAACTCATCCATCCCCGTCTCTGTAGGGGCGACAAACGTCTCAGTCAAGGTGGGACTTGGTGATGGGGATGGAGATGTGACGGGTACAGACATGGATGGGGATGCAGTGCCTGGGTGCATGGATGGTTTAATGAACAACACTGTACCAGGATGTGATGTCAATGATGACAGTAATGATGAAGACACTGAAATGAAGGGTTCCACATGTAAGGAGGCTTTGATACCGCTGTGTGACAGTGACGAACTCCCAGAAGACGATGGTGGCACCAGCTCTGTTGGCAGAGTTAACTCACTCAGTTTCCAATCATTCGTCTTATTGATAGTTTCGGAGAAATCGAGCGGGGGGTTGTTTGTGAGAGCGGCATCAAATGCAGAGTCAAGAGAGTCAACATCTGCCAGCGGGGGGCTGTGTCCGCTCTCATACAAAAACGCAAGAGAAGAAGCTTGTGAAGCTGGTACAGAGGCAGTAGTTATGTGAGAGAGGGGCAGAAAGCCATCTGAACCTGATGGTGCAGCAGTGTTTACAGTTGCTCCTCGCTGTGCAGGAGCAGATCTGAGATGAGCTGGGAACAAATTCACACTCTGCTCTTTATATCCTGATGTGCCTTTAACATATTGAAACGAGGGATGCTCTCCATCTGAATACGGATCACTGGCGACTGCAGTTGGATCGGTCAAATTCAATCTATGCACATTACGCTCTTGTCCGCCTTCCAGCTTCGGGTGTTCATGTGATGGTCCATCTGCTTGTAAATTAGATTTCGCCCTATCAAAAGCAGTAGATGTGTTTTCTAATTCGGAGGCAGCGCTTTGAAAAGGCACTGGTGGCTTGGTGGTTTTCCACTTTGTATACGGTGCCATTATTTTTGTGCCAAAGCTGAAAATAGCCCTGATTGTTTCACTGCTGTTTCGTCCATCACTTGAGGACATAGtggcagcagaggaagcagTGGAAGGAATGGCTGTTCGTCTGCCTGAATAAAAATTTGATTTATGGCCTCTCGCGCTAGTGATGGATCCCTGAGAGTGAGAGGCAGAGTTTGTCCTCGGTGTGAGGATGATGTCAAGccaggaagatggaggagactCGCCCACGAGTGTCGCAGCATCTTTGCGAGAAAGACCTTTAAGACTTTCCGATGCAGCATCAAAAGGTAGTGGAGAAAAAGGGTTTTCAGTGGGAGACCCTTCGCTAGAGCCTTTAGTCACCACAAAGAAACCCTCTGTTGCCATAAAAGATGGAAACTGTGTTGTGAACTGCACTGATGGAACACCCTTCTTGTTAAACGCAGTGTCGCTTATTAGAGTCAACTGATCAAATAAAGGAGAAACTGAAGTCTTTGCAGTATTTCCGTGGAAGCTCTCAGCAGGGCTTTTTCCATGTGTCACTGGAAAATCAGAGGCTGGTGATGTTTTACTGCTTCCTGCAACTGTTCCCACCTCAATAGTGGAAGGTGTGCTATAGCCAGCTCTATCAGATTTTATGATGTGAGCAGAGATTTTGGTGGAGGACCCTGTCTGGTGAGATGCTGTATAAACGTTTTGGGGATATGTAAGTAAGGATTGTGTTTGAAAGGGGCTTTTTGAGGAGGTTGTTTGCATCGATAACGATGCTTTGGCTTGATCTGAAAAATTAACCTCACTACTAGCTGACAGGTCCATGTCATGATGAGTGTTCTTGTGGTTTGCGCTGAGAGATAAGGGTGATAAGTACGTTGGCCGAGTGGTTTCATGGGTTATATGCTTTGTTAACCCAACTGGTAACACTGAACCAGAATGAGATGCTGTCCTACTGTTTGATGGAAATATCATTTTTGCAGTCAACCATCCCGTGGGCTCCTGAGCGACGACCTCAGGGGACCCTGCTTGTGTTAGAATTTCTTTAACTTTTATGACTCCATTACTTGGCAAACGCAGTGAGTCTGATTCTGATGTGGAGGAGGTAATTGTGCCTGTTCTGGAGATGGAACCGGCGGTTGACTCTGGCCTCGGCTGCAGGAGCGAAAGTGAGTTATTCAGGTGAGCTTGAGCGGAAATAGTTTTGAGCTCTGCTTCTGCTATCTCTCCCTGGTTGTAATTTATATTGATGGCAGGAACTCTGGGGCTGCCGTGACCCGCTGCCATCAGTAAATCACCAGGATTAGATGCATGCTCAGAGGACGCCGTGCCAGAGCGGATAGGTGTTAGCTCACTGATTGCACTTTCGGAGAGAGACATTTTACCTGGCGGAGTCTGGGaggaaactgtaaaaaatgatCCGCCGGGTCTCAGCGTCATTGCTGGTGATATCGTTGGATTTACAACATTTGAATTGAGAGGCGACATGATTGCATCTCTAGCGCTTTTGTGAACAAAAGTCTGACTATCCACATATGCTGTTTGACTTAACATCTGCTGTGTGACATGACTGGAAAGTGAATAGATTTTAGGAGGCGCAGACAGCAGTGCCGATGTGGGATTTTGTAAAGCTCCCTGCTGCCTCTGAACAGCTTGACTCTCTTGATTGGTGGGAGATGAGGTGCTAATTTCAAGATTATTGGCCAATTTAGAGTCCATACCTATGTTCCAAGTTCCAGTGGGTCCATGTAAAATGTCTAAAAGATGGCTAGGAGGAGAATATGATGCATGTGTGCTGGTTGCTGGTGTCTTAATTGCTTTTGTGCTCGCACTCCTGATGTATATGCCACTAACTCCATGGATTTTATCCGCTGGTGTGTAAAATGAGTGTTTTGTCACTTCACTGCCCTTTTCGATGCTGGTTTCGCTTGAAAAGTCGGTTGTTGTGCTTTTCAGTCCTGGTGTAACAGCTGTTACAGCTGAACGAGTGCTTGTTAAACTGTCGGGCCGGCCCCGAGACCCTGCTGGTGATAATGTTACTGTTTCAGTCTGAGGGACAGGACTGGATGCAATCCTTTGACTTTGAGGTGGAGAAGCAGCCTTGGTTGTCCACCCAGCAGAAGGTGGTAGAGACAATAGAGACACTAAAGGCGATAACAAAGAGGAGGTGGATGGAGCTGAAGTagacactgatgatgatgataatgaagaaGATGATATTGTCAGTGTTGGAAACAATGAGACATTCCTGTTTCCATCCAAAAAGGACACATGTGATGGTTCAGATGTGGTGGATGTCAGACCTGAGCTGGCAGGGAGGATCCTATCCCCCGCAGAcgacgatgaggaggaggacatctCTGAGCCCTGGCTGGAACTATGTGAAGGCCATTGGGTGGTGTGGGTCACGTCCCTGGTGATAGTTGGCAAGGTTCGACTTTGATCAAGGCTCACCGGATGTTTGACAGTTCCTGCCATGACAGTTAAGACAGAAGAAAAGGCCGGCTGCCCCGACAAACCCTCCCCTTCAGACTCTGAGTCACCATCCGGATGGACGACTGAGAAAGGCACCTCCTCCGCCACTGACAGGTCAGCCAATGGATGAGCAGGAGCAGCTGTGACTGTGGGGTCGCTTTGCAAAGACGAGGAGCCGGAGGCATCATAGGTGGGTTTCTCTGttaacaaaagaagaaaataaagaacagattaatattttttaatatcagtCACTTAATAACATCTCTTTTTTCGATATCTTAACTGAAACATTGTAAAGTTAATCTGGTTACATGTACTCCCCTAATCAAGGTTGGCCTGGTTGTGATAAACCCTCTATGAACAGTGTTTATTCTTTCTGTTTGGTATTAACGCAGTTATAATTGCAGGCGATCCATCACTTTCACCAATCCATCAAGTCTGTCAGATGACTGATGtataaaaaacaatcagaaagggtgccttataaaaaaaaaaaaaatgtcagtctgTGACAGACATCGTGTTGATGCTCTGTCCTATTAAGTGGCAGCGTGAAAAATCAGATTGCCTGAGCAGTGTGCATATTCATTCAGCCTGCGTGTCAGCACAGAATTACCTTCTCTAAACATGACAGATGAAGCCATTACAGAGAGCCAGGTATGTCACACCACCATGTAAGACACCTGATTCAAACTGTACACATTAGCACATGCCGGGGGTTGTCAGCAGCAACGCCGATAGTGTTAGATAAGCTGCCAAAGTTATAGcctaataataaacaataaatcgATGATCAGGTACGATGTTTTTAATTGACTGCAGAGCTATAATCGTTTTAACCTATGTGCCAAGGTGAAAGCAAATCAGAAAATAGTGCTCACGCAGCAGGCTTGGAGGTGTAAACACATCTTTCTAATAGTCACAGACAGCACACCAAGGGCAGACATTTATGTATTcccaacagagagaaaaagaggcaaTCTTCAAAGTGGAACAAATGGAATTATTCAAGAGATGGCAGCTGTGTGCTCAAGAACAGTGAAGATAACGCTACTTCGGAAAACACACAATGGACTCATGTTCCAGTCTTTTTTGTGAATTTGCAGAAATCATGGctcagtgtgagagagagagagagagagagagagagagagagagagagagagagagagagagatggaggttTACATTACAGGAGCTATCATGACGACGCTCTCGAGGGGATTAATGCACCAAGGCGACGGCCAACATGGAGTTGCCTCTCATCCATTCCCGtcctgtcctctgctctgattCCCCACGTATCCTCGACACATCCGTATAGGGGTTCTTTTATCCATTTATGAAGCTTTGCAGTCCTGTCACACCTCCCCGCCCCCGTCAGCATGTTTCCCCTCCTGAAGTGAATCCGGCTAGCACCCACATACAACTCCTTCAGTGTTGAAGGGACACGTGcgggatacaaaaaaaaaaaaaaaaaaaaaagagcttcgGGGCAAACAAATACCTGGACTGCATGAGGATACCACTCACAAATCGTTTGTTTTGTCCAAGCTCGCTGAAAGAAAATACTTTtatggtacaaaaaaaaatcacagaattgTCCAGCGTGTACTCTGAAAATTAATGAGCCCCTCGCGTCCATGTTATTGGAATTACACACATGACGATGAGCCTGAGGCGTTGTGTACTCACACAGCTGGAACTGCAGAGCTATctggaaaacatttattctCTCCTCAGATATTTGCCTAACCATGACATGAGAGCTGTAATAGGATCTAATACCTACAAATTCAGTTAAAGTTCCAGGTCACTAACTCAGAATGTGTTCTTAAATGTCACCAGTTATCCCGGAGAATTGCCGTAATGcttttaataatttgttttcagAGCAATAAATCTCTGAATTTTATTAACAGTCTGGCTACATTAATTTCACAAAGACACTTTCCTTCATGCTACATAAATGATCCCACCTAATTCCTTTTCTTCAATAAATCTCTAATGTGCCAAAATGTGATTAGTGAAATCGCTTCACTGCAATTCTTAATCcattcttaaaaaaataaaaaataattaaaaagggtgatataaaacagagagtgggaggaggggggatgtATTTCTGTATTCACAAAAGAGCTCTAAGACAACAAAGGATATTTGTCCTCCTGCTTCAAGGCCACTAAaaggtcagtcagtcaaacCACCTGGTCATCAGAATGAAAGAGGACTTCCTGCCCACAACCCCTCCCGCGGCGTTCCTCTCGTAACGTGCCCGGTGGCGACAGGAATCTGGGTGCACGGGACGGAGGCCAGTCCAAGCGGAGGTGCGGGGTCCGCCTGCAGTTTGCCACCTGCTCTCACAGAGCCGAGCATATGGGAGGATTTTTTAACAATGGACGAGAGGACGAGGTGTGCAGATATTCGGACatggtgacagagacagagagcgatgAGAAAGGGTGGGGAAAGGGGGAATCGCATTAACCCACCAAGGCCAGCAGTTTGTTACAAGTGATACAGGATGAGATGATTGAATTTGCAGTGCAAGAGTTATTAATCTTCATGATTCCTCATATTGTCGAGCTTCAATCTTGAAGGCGGATTATAAGAAGATGTCATATTACTACAAGGAAAACTAAATTAGGGGTATTAAGTCAACAATTGTGATAATCAATGAAGAGTTTCAGTCATCAATCAAGCAGACATGGCAAAATCTTGGCCtcttggttggacaaaacaaagaaatcttaATATGCAATCTCTGGACTTATGTTGGACCTACGTAGCAGGTGCACCAGCACGTAATTCAGGTGCACCCAATAGTTTGCTCTTAGTTCTCGACACATTATATAAATGATTGTGaacatgaatatttttcttCACATAAATGACAGCAGGAAGGACaagaaatgacaaaagaaataaTCTGCTAAACTTCTGGCCATGACATGAACACgcaacacattttttgacacATATGCGATCAGAATAGTTGCAACAGAGTTGGAATACGCTCATATATAAAAGCTGTATGTGATGATGTATAGGCAGTGTGGAATAAGGTgatttggtttttttggggttttttttttcaaactttaaagCCACTTTATGGGAACTTAACGGAAACCAGTGGTtgacaaatgtgtttgatgaaacaacaacaaagaaaatcaactAGCTGTTCCTCAACCTGTGGCTGTTTACGACTACAGAACCTCCGCGTACGCGACCGGAggctgagacacaaacaggcGGCGCTGCGTGAGTGGACGACAGAACAGCCGACGGCCGACCTGTCACTGTCACTCAAGAAGCAAAGCTCGAGTTAGCAAGTCCAGAACTAATGCAGGTCGGAAGAAAAATGTTGCCGTTTGGCAATATTTAGCCTCTGAGGCAGACGCAGACAGGTGCTTCAGGAAGGGAAGCAATGCTACAAACATCAGAAGGACCGACAACCTGACCTCTTCACAGACTTGAGAGAGGTAATAATGTTCCCCTGAGCAAGCTACTGTGACGTTAGCAGTTCAGGTTGCCAAATTTACCCTGCGGGCTCAGCTAATGTTAACTGGCTAGCTTGCGCACTTACCATTCCCGTTACAGTCACAAGGAGGCTAAAGCTAATCATGTTCACAGTGAGAGCTGTGGTTACACATGATAACACAAAGGCATCTGAAATTAGTTCGACTTTGTTCTTTATTGTCCATTGTCTTGAATttcctctgggatcaataaagtatctatctatctatctatctatctatctatctagctatctatctaACAGCACGCTATTCCTTCTAAAGTTACTGACCCGCTAATCTAATGTTTCTGTCCTCGTCTGTTTTCGGTTTTCTTGTTTGTTCGGCAGCTTGTCTTCCAATTTTTCTCTTACAGTGCTAACAAGAGGTATTTTTgtattgaggtttttttttgttttttttgtttttttttttgctagcaTGGTATCAACTTTTTCAGAGTAAAATTCAGGCATGTGAAAACATCAGCTTTGATAGCTGATGAAATGGTAACCTGCATTAAGAAGCTAATGCACCCAGCATGgatgacccaaaaaaaaaatgtttggttttggtACACTTAAGTCGTCAAGTGAAAAAAGCTACATGGGCTCTACAAACCTTCTGCAATCTGCACCGCAAACCACAGACCTCATTTCCACActcatttctccctctgcagccgGCACTATCTTTGAGCTACCAGGACACAGACATGACACCGCCGgggctcctgctgctccacacaaATTATACACCGCTTCTTCCTTTTTCGCTTtgagctgtttttgttctcttatGTGCTGGAAATGGTAAACAAGAGAGCGTAATTCAATAGTGAGGTGGATGGGACCCTCGGAGCGGAGGGGACAAACGTAAGGAGCCTGGTCGACTGCTTCCGAGGAAGTCCCTCCTATgtcttttttgctgtttgtggAAGGTGGCAGCATGTACGATTGCTCAGAGCTCTTTATTGCCGTGTCCAAATTATAACCAGGAAATTCAGTGTTGCCGTGAAGGGAAGCCTGGGAGGAGAAGCTtgtgactgaaaaacagaattttaCACATACCCATATTGCACATAGCCTCCAGGGGTTTCTGTCTGTGCTCGGAGGCGTCATGTCTGTGCAGGGCTGCAGGAGCGGAGTGGATGCATTGCCAAACACTGCTAAGGTGACAGTATGgatggggagggaggatgtCGCACACAGCACTAcgcttttttctttcctttttttttttcagggggtGCAAACAGCACAGCAGGCTGAGACACGCATCAGCTGTCTGGAAATCAGCCAGGCGGACACTTAACCCTGCAACCACGCAGTGACGAGTACATGGTATTAAAAGAGATGTTCATTCAGTCTTCCGCTTATTTATTAGTCCTGACAAGGAGGCTACAgtatgtttggttttgtttttggtttttttgggtCCTGCTAGACTAATGTCGGTGgccaaaaagacaaagaaacatcaCTGGTGGTTGGTGTGATT includes:
- the kiaa1549lb gene encoding UPF0606 protein KIAA1549L isoform X3; translated protein: MAPGLRSGRRIGHPKVVVGAGEPGGCPPRRTDAGGEGRCSRTRWRAGAAGMLPNCLLSAGMLLLLVRCALAAEEKPTYDASGSSSLQSDPTVTAAPAHPLADLSVAEEVPFSVVHPDGDSESEGEGLSGQPAFSSVLTVMAGTVKHPVSLDQSRTLPTITRDVTHTTQWPSHSSSQGSEMSSSSSSSAGDRILPASSVSLLSLPPSAGWTTKAASPPQSQRIASSPVPQTETVTLSPAGSRGRPDSLTSTRSAVTAVTPGLKSTTTDFSSETSIEKGSEVTKHSFYTPADKIHGVSGIYIRSASTKAIKTPATSTHASYSPPSHLLDILHGPTGTWNIGMDSKLANNLEISTSSPTNQESQAVQRQQGALQNPTSALLSAPPKIYSLSSHVTQQMLSQTAYVDSQTFVHKSARDAIMSPLNSNVVNPTISPAMTLRPGGSFFTVSSQTPPGKMSLSESAISELTPIRSGTASSEHASNPGDLLMAAGHGSPRVPAININYNQGEIAEAELKTISAQAHLNNSLSLLQPRPESTAGSISRTGTITSSTSESDSLRLPSNGVIKVKEILTQAGSPEVVAQEPTGWLTAKMIFPSNSRTASHSGSVLPVGLTKHITHETTRPTYLSPLSLSANHKNTHHDMDLSASSEVNFSDQAKASLSMQTTSSKSPFQTQSLLTYPQNVYTASHQTGSSTKISAHIIKSDRAGYSTPSTIEVGTVAGSSKTSPASDFPVTHGKSPAESFHGNTAKTSVSPLFDQLTLISDTAFNKKGVPSVQFTTQFPSFMATEGFFVVTKGSSEGSPTENPFSPLPFDAASESLKGLSRKDAATLVGESPPSSWLDIILTPRTNSASHSQGSITSARGHKSNFYSGRRTAIPSTASSAATMSSSDGRNSSETIRAIFSFGTKIMAPYTKWKTTKPPVPFQSAASELENTSTAFDRAKSNLQADGPSHEHPKLEGGQERNVHRLNLTDPTAVASDPYSDGEHPSFQYVKGTSGYKEQSVNLFPAHLRSAPAQRGATVNTAAPSGSDGFLPLSHITTASVPASQASSLAFLYESGHSPPLADVDSLDSAFDAALTNNPPLDFSETINKTNDWKLSELTLPTELVPPSSSGSSSLSHSGIKASLHVEPFISVSSSLLSSLTSHPGTVLFIKPSMHPGTASPSMSVPVTSPSPSPSPTLTETFVAPTETGMDELAAGTSRVDALTLPKEKVVSLAPSQSVRITLSAGPTERTSQVSPLPPRQDTTTASITLTTTTVATNTRTKSPTTTTPSFRVTTGTMQSTTTTTTPQPPTVTRRTTTTTTIRTQTSRRTFTPPVPRTSPPRGATAVFLSPFTTTTEAPPQQCNITERLWVKTVVSIYVRRNRLDSIQRQNLRRGLSQGLRKALNDSSAQAQVETVFGSPNMTVAYHVTGGDIVYPPSVVQEGLDSYGRDKLIADLRQYLPMVTALPLPVALWRSSPATGFQLKTVLQFVGAGDDPRSCRFSQMMEQRLEKVFSEAQAKVLNTNSRLSVQMLSVSQAAASPAVSLVYTVRNGTVFLNGTTASNLLGQLSAELVGYFLFYPPLIIAEPMEYHNLNTSVATRDFWVITVIQDVDNASLEGQYQSFASLMEQRLAELFVLAGQQGTRFRRATAVGSFTVQMVSIRRVSGSKNPAEMTYYVQHNGIPLSGTSAAKVLNTVDSQTMALTLGYFVQLQAEPVVKNPPNNLWIIAAVLAPIAVVTLIIIIITAVLCRKNKNDFKADAIGNLNPRAKLKGRLPETPRTQQNTQKIQAEGRVSADRHHHTLQMAYRRDVGYYHQPVQGFDYAKQHLGQQGGDEETLPASQDTLVMSLQIRDTPHSLEKALQQDGTANKRSLTSDKHKSKLPSEDGSVISNESEKPNSGRGLTVLKVTAQQKLTKEETRKRDDPYDTSSGSLQLISIKPVVAQPNYSHPASSDRSQDSAIVNGEVNLALKQKSDIEHYRNKLRLKAKRKGYYDFPSTDGSSSGRAVAQRQRHGHERAAGEHGRPLEPDDERGSTYVKSHRRHSQVGQTAYRSRQSLSSPSPGGTEMDLLVMRERPRRGIRNSGYDTEPELIEETNVDRLMGPRGYMYGRGLKGHSETSTLSSQPSIDEVRQQMHLLLEEAFSLASGGQSTSGRHSHHHHHPPPDHYSHAPPPLPYADVVTSAPGTMSCGRGGLQWVPSYGAEVYQCSLPKPAFHFTQLPEMAVGSPPPLPPRTGPPPGTSLRRSTSDLGPKGRSSETSVTEMQSQHDNNPYGPTTRAALPSITAEQPVSNYSGNPITAVYAIPATRPGYSEYFVSTPPTSYHSPSWMSYPPEPEDVPPQWADSLPLPGYVEAFPHPRYPQGSPTRLPLQYNPALEQPPTAPSTASQQSLPQVVKDMDSMPLSSLSTSALVQAIRQEVAKLAKKQNDVFEF